In the Roseofilum capinflatum BLCC-M114 genome, CGAGACCAACGAATGGCTAAGGGTTCTTTACATTTGGCTAAATAGATTTGACCTTCTTTGAACTTGAATGCGGATTTGGTAAACTCAGCACTCCCTCCTTGGTGTTTTTTCTTGAAGTTGGGATATTTGGCACGCGCGGCAAAAAAGTTGCTAAATGCGGTTTGTAGATGCCTCAACCCTTGTTGTAAGGGGACACAACTGACTTCGTTTAAGAAATGTAACTCTTCTTGTTTTTTCCAGGCGGTCAACAGAGAAGATGTTTGAGCGTAATCGATTCTTTCTTGTCGTTGATACCAAGCCTGAGTTCTTTCATGGAGCGCTTTGTTGTAAACTAATCTTACACAACCCAAAGTTCGCCGCAATAGGGACTCTTGCTCTAAGGTTGGGTAAAATCGGTAGTTAAATGCTCTTTCCATGTTGGAGTCAAAGGATTTTTTACAGGGTAGCACCTAAGATGTAATTGTGGTAGCCTATGGTTAGTAAAGCCGCCCTGGAAGGGCGGGGTTTCAGACCCAATTTTTCTGATGAACCCAGAGTGAAACAAAACTTCGCTCAAGCAGGAGCTTGCTTTATTTCAAGTATCACGATTGGCGAATTGTGTTATGGTGCAAGAAAATCAAAGAGATGCGAAGCTAATCTAGAGAGAATTGAGGGATTAATTGCCAATAGTACAATTCTTGAGTGTAATACGCAAACTGCTCGTCAATACGGTGAAGTTAAGAATCAACTCAGGCTCAAAGGTCGCCCCTTACCTGAAAATGATATGTGGATTACATCCTTAGCTTTACAATATAATTTAACCTTGGTCACACGAGATGCTCATTTTCAAGAAGTAGAAAATATACAAACTGTAGCGTTGTGATACCATTTCTTGATGAGAATGCAAGGTTGTAGATCCCCCAAACCCCCTTAAAAAGGGGGCTTCATAGGCTCAAGTGTAGCAAAATACAAGAGAAATGGTATTACCATAATAGTCTTCATTTCAAACCCTACAAGGATTGGTAATTAGGGCTATTTAATCGGACTTGATATGATTGACCCATTTCCCCACTACAGAGGGCTGGATGGGTCAATCTCAGCGATCGCCAATTTGTCTAACCCAACTGGGATCGCGGTAATTAATGCGGGCCATGGGTTCCAGGGCTGAGAGGATGGTTTGACCATAACTGCGGTGAAGGACACGGGTATCTAATAGGGCCACCACTCCTGGACGGACTGGGGCGATCGCCCGTTTCAGGTTTTGAATGGCTGTGGGCAGTAGATATTCCCGAAACCAGTCTAAGCGCCGTTGTTTATAATAGGCAACTCGTCCAGCCACCAGGGGATGTTCTAAAGAAGGAATGGGTAAAGCCACAACAATCAGTAAACTGGGAGGAGGCAGAACACCTTGATGCGATCGCCAAAAGTCCCATCCACACACTAAAATCCCATGGGTTTCCCATGAAGTTTTGTCCACTTGTACTTTGGAGCCAAATTCACCCGCTAAGGTCGCAGCAATTTGCCCTTTCAGAGGCACATCCGCAACTAAAATAACAGTTAAATCTCCTTGATGTCCCCGGACACTGAGTAGACTTTGAATTTCCTGCAAAACCTGGATTTGAAATTGGGGAGTATTGGGGAGAGGAAGGCGATCAGGTAAATAGAGATGGATCAACTCTTGGTCGCTCGAAGCATTAAATTCAATACAAGTAATATCGTCGAGTCCCATTTGTCTGCAATAACGGCTTGCATTGGCCTGTCGATCTAGGGTTTCCCCAATTAAAACCACCGGTTGATCGGCCCACAGAGGAGCAAGGATAGGAGCAATATCTACAGGGCCAGACCAGAGGGTAAATTGACCCGTGGAACGATGAATATTAGCCCACCTGAGAGAATCAGAACTCGATGGGGCAAGGGCGAACTGTTGCCAGGGAGAGGGTAGGATAAGCTGATGTTGGTCAAAGTAATGGAACAATTGAGCGATCGCCTCTTCGTCCTCCTCGGTGAGTAAACAGCATTCGTAGGGGTTGGGAGGATGCTGGAAAATCGACTTGGTGAGCTTAACTTGGGTATCGCGAATGGGGTCTCGGTGTTGGGGACAGGCTAACATTAACTCAGTCCAGTCCTTGGGGGTTAAGCATTGATTAATCTGCTCTCGCGTCCAGTCCTCTAAATCATCTACACCATCGATCAGGGTTGGAATTCCCAGGGGAAAACGCTTTCCTCGGTTCTCTGGATGCAGGCGATCGCCTAAAAATTGCTCTGGAGTCGTCAATACGATACCAGAAAACTCTCCCTTCGGCCAGCGATCGGCCACCACCACCGACTTTACCCAACTGAGCGCTAAGGTCTCCTGTAATTGGGGAATTTCCACCATCTGTAACTGCTGCAAAACCTCTTGGGGCCCCACCCAAATGGCTGGCCCCGGCCACATCAACAAGGGAACCAAATAACTCACCCGATAGGGTTGCCCTTGATAAAGGGGGCGACCGGTTTGAATTAAAGCACTCCGTCCCAAACGCATGGCTCGGGCCACCAACCGGGCCATCGTTAACTGATGGGGCCAGGATGGAGATGCTCCCAAGCGCAGAAAAGCTCGCAATTGCTGATGGACTTCAACCTCAATCACCGGTTTACCTTTCGGACTTCGTCCGACATGAAAGTGTCTAACTGTTATCAGGCCAGGCTGACTGACCTTTTCTTTTTCTTATTGTGACACTATCCGAAATTAAGGGGATCGATGTCTAGGTGTAAACCAACTCTAGTAGAACAGAGCGATCGCAACTCAGCCAAAGTAGGAAGGTTAATCTCGACTCCGGGAGGAAACTTGAGCAAAATCTGCCAGCGATAGGCATCGGAGACTCGCATCACCCGCGCCGGTGCAGGGCCTAAAACTTGATAGTTGCCTGCTCTTGACTCTAAAACCTCAGCCACCTGTTGAGCAGCCGTTTGCACTTCCATTAAATCTAAGCCACTGAAGCGAAACAGCACCAAGGAACTGTAGGGCGGATAATGGTAGGCTTCTCGCTCCTTTAACTCCTGCTCCATAAACCTGTCATAGGCATTGTTTTGAACCGCTTGAATGGCGGGATGGTCTGGCGAATAGGTCTGAATAATCACTTGGCCGGGGTCATCTCCGCGACCGGCACGACCGGAAACTTGGGTCAGAATTTGCACGGCAGTTTCCCCAGCGCGATAGTCTCCCTGATGCAATAGGCCATCGGCTGCTACCACTCCCACTAGGGTAACTCCGGGAATGTCTAGTCCTTTGGTTAACATCTGAGTTCCCACTAATAAGTCTGCCTCTCCTTGCACAAACCGAGTCAGGAGGGTGCGGTGGGCGTTTTTGGTGCGGGTGGTGTCGCTGTCAAAGCGAATGACGCGCAATTCTGGGAAGAGTTTGGCCAGTTCTTGGGTGACTCGTTGGGTTCCTGTGCCAAAGTGCTTCAGATAGGGGGATTGACATTCGGGACAGTGGGAAGGTTGAAGTTGAGAAAAGTTGCAGTAATGACAGCGCAGCCGTTTGGAGGCTCCTTCGTGGGTGTAGTGGTAGGAGAGGGAAACATCACAATGGGGACATTCGAGGACATGACCGCAACTACGACAGGAGACAAAGGTGCTATGGCCGCGACGGGGAATGAAGAGGATGCCTTGTTGCTGGCGTTCGCGCAAACCTCTTAAATGATCTTGTAGACTGCGGCTAAAAATTGACCGGTTTCCCTGTTTGAGTTCTCGACGCAAGTCCACAACGGAAATGGGAGGGAGGGGCCGGTTTTCCACTCGTTCCGGTAAACTCAGGCGCGTGCAAGTCCCCGACCGACTGCTAAACCAGGTTTCCATGGATGGGGTGGCGCTACCCAAAATCAGGGGGCAATTTTCCAATTGTGCCCGCCATTGGGCCACTTGACGAGCGTGGTAGGTGGGTGCGGGTTGGCTTTGCTTGAAGCTGGTGTCGTGTTCTTCGTCCAGGATAATTAAGCCCAGACGGGGCAAGGGGGCAAAAACGGCGGATCGGGTTCCGATGACGATTTGGGGGGTTCCCTGGAGCATCTGCCGCCAGGTATCGTACCGTTCACCATCGGATAGGGCACTATGGTAAACGCGGATTTTTGCCCCGAATCGGGCCCGGAAGCGATCAGTGAGTTGGGGAGTCAGGCCAATTTCGGGGACGAGGACGAGGATGGATTGTCCTTGCTCTAGAATGGGGGCGATCGCCTGAAGATAGACTTCTGTTTTGCCCGATCCAGTAATCCCATGGAGCAGAAAGGGATGATACCCCGAACGCCCCTGAATGGCTTGCAAGGCTTGAGTTTGGGCGGGAGTCAGGGGTTTGGCTGTATCGCGATCGGGCATGGGGCCAGCTTCGCTGCGTAGCTGTTCCTGTTCCTCAATCACGACCCACTGCTTTTGTTCCAAAGTCTTGATTAACCCCGAAGAAGTTTGTCCTTGTTCCAGGAGTTCTGTGAGCAACAGTTCCCCTCCCTGACGACCCAGAAGGTTTAAAATTTCCTGTTGTCGGGGCGTTAATTCTTCAGGTTCTGGTACAGTAAACTTGACGAGGGTTACCACCTGTTGACGCTTGGGGCGAGGTGGTTTCGGCGGTTCTAGGTAGCTTTCCACCCATTGCCGTTTTAATAAATCTTGCAATCCTCGTTGGGCCTGGCGTACCTGTTGTTTCAGATAGCGCCAAGAATACTCTCCGGTTTTGCTGCTGGTGAGGAGATTCAGCAGTTGTTGCGCGGGTGGATGCAGAAATACTTGCGCTTCGGTTGGGATCGAGTTCGTTAAGCGGATGCGACGTTGCGATTTTCCCAAGAGTCCTGGAGGCAGGGCCATGCGAATGACTCGCATTAAGGGAGTATGGTAATAATGGGCCACTTGATTGAGAAGTTGCCAATAACTGGGGGGAAAAAAGCCAGCACTAATGACCTCATGAACCGACTTGATCTTTTCTGGGGGTAGGTCTGCTGGAGGTGCAGACAAGAGCCGAATGGCGATCGCCCCCAACTGCTGACGACCAAAGGGCACACTGAGAATATCTCCCGGTTGCACCGGCAAGTTGGAGCTAATGGCATAGGTATAAAGCTTTTGATCCTCTACTTCCTGGCGATCGTAATCCACCAAAACTTCCACCCAGCGCGGATTAGCAGAGGATGGCGACTCTCCATAAAACGGACGGTTTGAGGCGGCCACTCGGAAACTCGTAACCGATGTTTGCAGGCGATCGAGTTTGCTGATCATAGGGTTTAGATGGCTAACTGGCTCTAATTCTATCAAAAAGATTATGATTTCTCCGCTTTTAGGTCAGAGTGTATCGTATCCCACAGAAACTTTAGAATCTAAACCACAACAATAACTTTTGTATCGTGGACTCATCCATTGATTGCAAACTTCCGATTCTACGATTACACTAAGAGCAACCATCAGTAGTTCATTGAAAATTGCCTTGATTTCAGATTAAAAGCTCTGCTCTAAATGACCGCTCCTCACCCCAAAGATCCTTAATCCTTTGAAGTGCAACTCATTTTGTCATTTCCTATGTTGAACCGACTAGATAATCACGGATTGATCGATCGGAAAGACGATAATCCTCCAGCGAAGTCAGAGGCAAAAGCTTCTGTTGTAAGTGGTCTCAATCTTTCATCATCAGATTCTAAAGAGACATCAAACTCCTGGTCTAACGGAGATTGGGTAGAATCAATTTCTTGGCTCAATGAGGATACCGTCGGTCTATTCCTAAAAGAAATGGCACGTTATCCCCTCCTGAATGCAGAAGAAGAAGTGATCTTATCTCGACAAGTTCAAGAGGGAGTCGAACTGCAAAAAATACAAGAAAAATTGCGGGAAAAAACCGGTAAAGAACCGACGATCAAAGATGTGTCTCGTGCCAGTGGATTGGCGGAGTCAGAAATTAGTACGAAATTGAAAAAAGGGCAAATTGCCAAGCAGAAAATTGTTCGATCGAATCTTAGATTAGTGGTGTCAATTGCTAAACGATATGTAAATCGAGGAGTGCCCTTTCTCGATCTCATCCAGGAAGGAGCATTGGGATTAAATAGAGCAGCAGAAAAGTTTGATCCCGAAAAAGGTTATAAGTTTTCAACCTATGCCTACTGGTGGATTCGTCAGGGGATCACCCGCACGTTAGCCAACCATGGACGAACGGTTAGATTACCAATTCATGTGGTCGAAAAACTGAATAAAATGCGGGTAATGCAACAGCAACTGCGACAAAAACTCGAACGCAACCCCAGCGAAGCAGAATTAGCTGAAGCATTAGAAATTTCGATGACTCAATTGCGATATTTGCATCAGGTGCGCCGGCGATCGCTCTCCCTCAACCATCGATTTGGAGAAGAGCAAGATACGGAATTACTGGATTTACTTGAAGATCAAGGAACCCAATCTCCAGAAGCTCAGATTAGCGAAACCATGATGCGTCAGGAAATCCTATCGGTTCTTAGTGATGTCCTCACAGAACGGGAAAAAGATATTATTTCCTTAAGGTATGGCTTAAGTAACGGAAAACCCTATACCCTAGAAGAGGTCAGCCATTTGTTTAACCTCTCCCGCGAACGAGTGCGACAAATTCAGACCAAAGCCATGCGAAAACTACGCCGTCCTCAAGTGGCTCAACGGTTGAAAGCTTGGCTGCGTTAAACCCAGAAAAACGGCATTCTGTACAACCATGACCCTTGATATGGGCGATCGCCCCCAACTCCAGATTCGACTCGCAACCCGCGACGATGTACCTATTCTGTTCGACTTGATCGGCGCGTTAGCCGAATATGAGAAATTATCCCATCAGGTGGTGGGTAATGCGGCTGACTTGGAAAAACACCTGTGCGATCGACACTATATAGAAGCCTTAATTGCCGAATGGGAGGGCAAACCGGTGGGGTTTACCCTCTTTTTCCATAACTATTCCACCTTTCTCACCCAACCGGGACTCTATCTCGAAGACCTGTTTGTGCGACCCGAATATCGCCGTAAAGGGATTGGCTCTGCCCTGTTGAGAACTGTGGCAAAAATTGCCCTAGAGCGGGGTTGTGGGCGCTTTGATTGGGCGGTATTAGACTGGAATGAACCGGCGATCGCCTTCTACGAACGCATGGGCGCTCAAGTGCTTCCTGACTGGCGAATTTGCCGCGTCACCGGTTCCGCCCTTACCGACTTAGCCACTTAAATCTAAACATTCTTGAATTGTAGGAGTATATGCCCTATGACTATTTGGGTGAATGAACAAATCGATCCCTCTGGCATGATCTATGCTTGCATTGCCTGTTCCGACCACAAACAAGCTCAGGACTGCCACGACTCCTTTAACAACAATCTCACGGAAGACCAAAAACAAGCCGGATGGACAGCTCGAATGCGTACCGTTTCTTCTTGGGAAGAAGTCCCCGCAAGTGCCCTGAAGTTGAATTGAAGATGGGGAGATGGGGAAGATGGGGGGATAGCCTATTCCCCATTCCCTATTCCCCATTCCCCATTCCCCATTCCCTATTTCCCAGTGACTTTCAACTGTTGGAGTTGAGAACTGTCCCCCTGCAAGACAACGCCCCGATTATTGGCTGCGAGATGGCGGACAATTTTGTAAACTGACTCAATTTCTTCTGGTGCATTGGCAGCAGCCGCTAATTCCGCCAAGGATAAGGGCTGATGACTCTCTGCTAGAGCTTTCATAATTTGATTTTGCAACTGGAGAATACTTCCAGCAGCTTTCTTACCCGCTTCTACGCCAGGTTGGTGATAAGCGTTGATATTCACCAAGGTGGCATAGAATCCAACAGCTCGCTCATAGAGGGCAATTAATGCGCCTACGGTGCGGGGGGTGACTTCGGGAATGGTGACGGTAATCGAATCCCGGTTATTTTCGTATAAGGCTTTGCGAGTTCCTTGTAAAAGTCCAGACAGATAGTCACCTGCGGTAACTCCCGGTTCGACTTCGGGGGAAGGGCGATCGCGGTCTTTAATGACTTCAATGAAGGTAACAAAGAAATTGGGGACACCTTCACGCAACTGCTGCACATAGGCATGTTGGTCAGTGGAGCCTTTATTTCCGTAAACGGCAATCCCTTGATAGACCGTATTGCCGTCTAAATCCTTTTCTTTGCCCAAGGATTCCATCACCAACTGTTGCAGATAGCGGCTAAAGAGCAGCAAGCTGTCTTTGTAGGGCAGAATGACCATATCTTTTTCCCCTTTGCCGTTGCCAGCGAAGTACCAGGCAAGAGAGAGCAGAGCGGCGGGATTTTGTTTGAGTTCGGGGACGCGGGTGGCTTCGTCCATTTCTTTGGCCCCCGCTAACATTTGATCGATATCGATACCTTGCAGAGCAGCCGGGACTAAGCCAACGGCGGAGAGTTCGGAGGTGCGTCCCCCTACCCAGTCATGCATGGGGAAGGTGGCTAACCAGTTTTCAGATTCCGCCATCTTTTCTAGTTTACTGCCATGGCCGGTAATGGCGATAAAGTGGGGGCTGTAGGGAAGATTGGCGGCTTGATAGGCGGCTTGGACTTCGACCATACCGTTGCGGGTTTCCGGTGTGCCTCCAGATTTGGAGATCACGATCGCCAGGGTGGTGTTTAGTTTATCTTTGAGTTGACCTAGCGTGCGATCGATGCCAGCCGGATCGGTGTTGTCAATGAAGTGAATGTTGAGTTGAGGAGAGGAGGGGGCTAAGGCTTGAGCGACGAATTCTGGCCCTAGAGCCGATCCACCGATACCGATGGAGACAATATCGGTAAATTTGGGGGCGTTGGGGGGTTTGATGGCTCCGGAGTGGATATCTTGGGCGAAGCGATGGATGGCTTCTAGGGTTTCGTTAATTTCGGCTTTCAGTTGGGAGTTAGGAGCGAGATCGGTATTGCGTAACCAGTAATGACCAACCATCCGTCCTTCGTCTGGGTTGGCGATCGCCCCGGCTTCGAGTTTAGCCATTTCTGCAAAGGCCTTGTCGAACTTAGGTTTCATTTCCATGACTTGGCGATCGTCAAACCTCATTCGACTGATGTCGAGATAAAATCCGAGGCTGTCGTGGGTGTACAGCCAGTCTTGATAACGTTGCCAGAGGGTTGCTGCATCCATAACCAGTCTTCTCCAAAGGGTTGAGGCATTTTCGGCGATCGCCGAGCTAAACAAGATAATGAGAGGTTGCTTGGGACTCTCCCCTAGACACCATACCGTTTAGATCTTCGGTTTGGGGAGAATCCGGATAAATTTAACAATTTGTCCCATGACGGCGATCGCAATCAGGTTTTCTTCAATCGTAAAATGATAAAACATCCTTTCCCGGCCGAGTCGATGCAGATGCGGCAGATCTTCCAGCCGTTTCAGGCTCAGAAACTCAGTAAAGACAAAGTGATAAATTTTTTCATAACAGCTCTTATCTCGTTTCTGTAACTTTTGCAGGTCTTGGAGAAAGCTACGGTGATAGAGCAGTTGATATTGGATGGATGATGCGGTGGATGAGTTCGCCACAGTCATAGGATTTTCACCTCTGCCAGTAATCAATCATCGATGGTGCAAAAACCCTAAAGCTTCTTCACGAGTCATAAAATCACCAGGTTTAATGGTATCCATGGTTGCGTGAATCATCGTCAGCACATAGGCTTCTGCACATAAGGGAGCTAAGAATGTCCACACCTGATGTAAGTATTCCTCTGGAAGCTGATCGACAAGAGCATGAATCTGTTGTCGTTTTTTTTGCATAACTTATCAAGTTGAGCGCGGATATTAGCATTGCCTTACCTATTCTAACCCTTATTCCCCCATCTCCTCATTTTTCCGGGGCACTGGAAACTGACCCACTAGGGTGGCCCAATTTCATTTAAGTTACGAATCACAGGTGTCGGAGCATTTGAGGGAGGAGAATTGGAGGAATTAAAGATAGCATTGAGCGCTTTATCCAGGCTATCGGCCATGATAATTTGATTTTCATAGGCGACAATCACTCGGACTAGGGTTGGCAGACTATTTTGCTCGGCTTCTAAATAAAGAGGTTCGACGTAGAGTAAGGATTTTTCGATAGGAATGACCAGAAGATTGCCTTGAATTGCTTTTGAACCCTGCCGGTTCCATAGGGAAATTTGCCGGGAAATTTCTGGGTCTTGATTAATCAGAGCATCAATTTGTTCCGGCCCATAAATGAGCTGTTGTTTAGAAAATTGATAGAGTAATAGTTTACCATAACTTTCTCCATCGGAACGACCGGCTAACCAGGCAATGAGGTTATTACGGCTGGCGGGGGTAAAGGGATGGAGTAAGATAAATTCTTCTCGGTTTTCGGTGGGTAATTTAATAATCAAATAATAGGGTTGTACGGTTTGGGGTTGACCGCCATAGATTTCTAGGGGAACACGCCATTGATCCTCCCGGTTGTAAAAGACTTGAGGATCGCGCATGTGATAGGTGAGCAGTTGATTAGATTGGATGCTAAACAAGTCTACAGGATAGCGAATATGTACCCTGAGAGATTGGGGCATTTCTTCTAAAGAGCGGAAGAGGTTGGGAAAGATTTTAGCGAAGGTCTGGATCATCGGATCGGCATCATCGCTGATGAAAAAATAGACCTTGCCATTGTAGGCATCGACAACGACCTTTACTGAGTTGCGAATATAGTTAAAGGGTTGCCCTCCGGGATCGGAATAGGGGTAGCGATCGCTCGTCGTATAAGCATCAATAACCCAGTATAAATAATTCTCTTGATTCGGACTAGAATCACCGCTTAAATTGGTGTTAGCAACGACTAAATAGGGGTCTTGATCGAATCGGAGAAAGGGGGCGATCGCCTTGACGCGATCGACGATATTGCGGCGAAATAAAACTTTTGTTTCTGGGGTAAAGGACTGGGTTAAAAGCATTTCCCAGTCGTTGAGGTATTTGGCAAACAACCACCGTCTCCAGGAACTGGCGATCGATACGCCCCCTGTGCCATCATAAAAATTGTATTGGTTGGCATCCCCTTGGGGATAATCTAACTCCGGTTCCCTCGAAGGAGTCATAATATAAGTATTGGTCAATTCCCCGTAATAAATTCTCGGTTGACCAATGGGAATACTATCACGAATTCGAGCGTCAGAAATCCAAACGGGAGTAGTTTGCCCTTCTGGACTTTCTGCACCAATATCTTTGACATAGTATTCGGGTAAGCCATCGGGTGCAACCGTATTTACGGGGGACAGGGTAAAGCCATAACCATGGGTATAGACTAAATGTTCATTGACCCAAGTTTTGGCTTCTGGGGGAACTCCTTCATAGTCTAATTCTCTAGGGGCTAAAATAACTTGTTGTTTTTCTGCTCCTTGATAATCGCGCTTGCGAAATGTATAGCGCTCAATATCAGCATCGAGGAATTTATAATATAAGCGAATTTGTTGCAACTGTCGGTTGGTTTGCAAGAGGGGGCGAGTATCCCAGAGCCGAATATTATCAATCGTTAGCCTATTGTTGAGTAAGTCTTGCGGGGTTAATTGCCCTTCAGGATTAAAGGGAGCAACTTCAATTTTGTCTAAATCAAAAGCAGAGCGGGTATATTCAATACTGTGCTGGATAAATGGGGTTTCTCGTCCCAGTTCATTGGGTTCAACAAGTAATCTTTGGCTCAGAGCTGGTAGGCCATAATTGCTCACTCCAGCAATCCCTAAATAGAGAATCATCACGTAAATCATTTTCCGCCAAATATCCCGTTTTTTTGCCCAATAAACTGAGCGACCTAAAAGGAAGAAACCATAGGCGGCTGCCAAAATTGACAGCACTTCAATCATGGGTTTTTGGGTATAAATATCGGTAAAGCTGGCTCCATAAATGACTCCGGTAGAAGAATAGAGCAGTTCATAGCGGGAGAGGGCATAACTATAGGCGACGCTAAACATGACTGCGGCACTAATGATTTGCAGATGGCGGCGCTGTTTGGGAGAAAAGCCGGGAAAACTGCCCAGGGCTAAACTTCTACCGGATAATAAATAGATAATGGTAACGGCAAGTAGGGAAAAAACACAGAGGATAACGAGCCAAAATTCGAGGAGATGGAGAACGGGTAAGGTGAAGATGTAGAAACTAATATCTTGATCGAAGAGGGGATCGACTTGGTTGAAGGGAGTCGGATTAAAACTGGCGAGAATTCTGGCCCAATGACTGGATAAAATTACGCCTAAACCGGTGCTGAGGAGGACGGCGATCGCCAGCAAGATTCTTTGAGGAATGCATAATAGGAGGAGGGGGAACCCGATGATCCATAGGGTTTTGATGGGAGAAGAGGGCAGCTCTAAGAAGGTGCGAAGGGCTGATTCGGGGCGAAATCGAGGCGGGAGTTCGGGGGTGAGGCGGGCAATGTTAAAATCGGTATGCCAATATTGCAGGATGACTTCTGCATATTGAACCACAATTAATCCTAAGATGAGGCTCAGGAGGCCGACGAAGAGGAGTAACCATCCTAGGGAAACGGTTTTGGCATGTTTGGGATAAGCGTCTTGATTTTCTGGGGGGTTGGGATGTTTGAGAAGGTTAGCAACCCAAAGATTGCCGCACAGATAAAGGCTGCTGATTCCGAAAACAATGGCTCCGACGATGAGTTGGGTGGTTACCCGCAGGGCAAATTCAGGACTATAACCGACTTCGCTAAACCAGAGTCCTTCGGCAATAAGGTTGGTGGTGATATCGAAAATGAGCCATCCTGCTAACAGGATGACTAGAATCCAACCGATTTTTGGCGATCGTACCCACTGCATGTTGATATGAAACGATTGGCTCCTACTTATTCATGTCTAAGCACAGTTGGCGGAAATGATCCCCCCGTTGTTCAAAATTAGCATATTGATCGAAGCTGGCGCAGGCGGGAGAAAATAAGACCCCTTTGGCTTGATGGTGTTTGGCTAGGACTAAAGAGCGGGGAATGGCTCGATCTAAGGTTTCCACGATCTCATAGGCATGATAACCGACGGCTTCTAACCGTTGGGCAAAACGGGGGGCGGCTTCACCGATGAGTAGGACGGCGGCTGCTTTAGATTTAATCCGATGTAACCATGGGGTATCTTCGCCTTCTTTGGCTTCTCCACCGGCAATTAAAATAACGGGGGCGGGAACTGCGGATAAACCAACTTCGGCGGCATCATAATTGGTGGCTTTACTATCATTAATAAAGTCAATTTGATCGAGGGTGCAAATGAGTTCTAAACGATGGGGCACGCCGGGAAAATTGGCG is a window encoding:
- a CDS encoding type II toxin-antitoxin system VapC family toxin; translated protein: MVSKAALEGRGFRPNFSDEPRVKQNFAQAGACFISSITIGELCYGARKSKRCEANLERIEGLIANSTILECNTQTARQYGEVKNQLRLKGRPLPENDMWITSLALQYNLTLVTRDAHFQEVENIQTVAL
- a CDS encoding glycogen debranching protein, which produces MTIWVNEQIDPSGMIYACIACSDHKQAQDCHDSFNNNLTEDQKQAGWTARMRTVSSWEEVPASALKLN
- the priA gene encoding primosomal protein N', with product MISKLDRLQTSVTSFRVAASNRPFYGESPSSANPRWVEVLVDYDRQEVEDQKLYTYAISSNLPVQPGDILSVPFGRQQLGAIAIRLLSAPPADLPPEKIKSVHEVISAGFFPPSYWQLLNQVAHYYHTPLMRVIRMALPPGLLGKSQRRIRLTNSIPTEAQVFLHPPAQQLLNLLTSSKTGEYSWRYLKQQVRQAQRGLQDLLKRQWVESYLEPPKPPRPKRQQVVTLVKFTVPEPEELTPRQQEILNLLGRQGGELLLTELLEQGQTSSGLIKTLEQKQWVVIEEQEQLRSEAGPMPDRDTAKPLTPAQTQALQAIQGRSGYHPFLLHGITGSGKTEVYLQAIAPILEQGQSILVLVPEIGLTPQLTDRFRARFGAKIRVYHSALSDGERYDTWRQMLQGTPQIVIGTRSAVFAPLPRLGLIILDEEHDTSFKQSQPAPTYHARQVAQWRAQLENCPLILGSATPSMETWFSSRSGTCTRLSLPERVENRPLPPISVVDLRRELKQGNRSIFSRSLQDHLRGLRERQQQGILFIPRRGHSTFVSCRSCGHVLECPHCDVSLSYHYTHEGASKRLRCHYCNFSQLQPSHCPECQSPYLKHFGTGTQRVTQELAKLFPELRVIRFDSDTTRTKNAHRTLLTRFVQGEADLLVGTQMLTKGLDIPGVTLVGVVAADGLLHQGDYRAGETAVQILTQVSGRAGRGDDPGQVIIQTYSPDHPAIQAVQNNAYDRFMEQELKEREAYHYPPYSSLVLFRFSGLDLMEVQTAAQQVAEVLESRAGNYQVLGPAPARVMRVSDAYRWQILLKFPPGVEINLPTLAELRSLCSTRVGLHLDIDPLNFG
- a CDS encoding GNAT family N-acetyltransferase encodes the protein MTLDMGDRPQLQIRLATRDDVPILFDLIGALAEYEKLSHQVVGNAADLEKHLCDRHYIEALIAEWEGKPVGFTLFFHNYSTFLTQPGLYLEDLFVRPEYRRKGIGSALLRTVAKIALERGCGRFDWAVLDWNEPAIAFYERMGAQVLPDWRICRVTGSALTDLAT
- a CDS encoding helicase C-terminal domain-containing protein, with the translated sequence MIEVEVHQQLRAFLRLGASPSWPHQLTMARLVARAMRLGRSALIQTGRPLYQGQPYRVSYLVPLLMWPGPAIWVGPQEVLQQLQMVEIPQLQETLALSWVKSVVVADRWPKGEFSGIVLTTPEQFLGDRLHPENRGKRFPLGIPTLIDGVDDLEDWTREQINQCLTPKDWTELMLACPQHRDPIRDTQVKLTKSIFQHPPNPYECCLLTEEDEEAIAQLFHYFDQHQLILPSPWQQFALAPSSSDSLRWANIHRSTGQFTLWSGPVDIAPILAPLWADQPVVLIGETLDRQANASRYCRQMGLDDITCIEFNASSDQELIHLYLPDRLPLPNTPQFQIQVLQEIQSLLSVRGHQGDLTVILVADVPLKGQIAATLAGEFGSKVQVDKTSWETHGILVCGWDFWRSHQGVLPPPSLLIVVALPIPSLEHPLVAGRVAYYKQRRLDWFREYLLPTAIQNLKRAIAPVRPGVVALLDTRVLHRSYGQTILSALEPMARINYRDPSWVRQIGDR
- a CDS encoding RNA-guided endonuclease InsQ/TnpB family protein, whose amino-acid sequence is MERAFNYRFYPTLEQESLLRRTLGCVRLVYNKALHERTQAWYQRQERIDYAQTSSLLTAWKKQEELHFLNEVSCVPLQQGLRHLQTAFSNFFAARAKYPNFKKKHQGGSAEFTKSAFKFKEGQIYLAKCKEPLAIRWSR
- a CDS encoding RNA polymerase sigma factor, RpoD/SigA family, whose product is MLNRLDNHGLIDRKDDNPPAKSEAKASVVSGLNLSSSDSKETSNSWSNGDWVESISWLNEDTVGLFLKEMARYPLLNAEEEVILSRQVQEGVELQKIQEKLREKTGKEPTIKDVSRASGLAESEISTKLKKGQIAKQKIVRSNLRLVVSIAKRYVNRGVPFLDLIQEGALGLNRAAEKFDPEKGYKFSTYAYWWIRQGITRTLANHGRTVRLPIHVVEKLNKMRVMQQQLRQKLERNPSEAELAEALEISMTQLRYLHQVRRRSLSLNHRFGEEQDTELLDLLEDQGTQSPEAQISETMMRQEILSVLSDVLTEREKDIISLRYGLSNGKPYTLEEVSHLFNLSRERVRQIQTKAMRKLRRPQVAQRLKAWLR